The following are from one region of the Bacteroidota bacterium genome:
- a CDS encoding pyrroloquinoline quinone-dependent dehydrogenase yields MTVRCHQSGASPRISVSIITLVLLAVTIAGCTPQHPTPIGAGADWAEYLGHNSSSQYSSLDQITKTNVARLEVAWEHITGDSAQYQANNLVIDGVVYTPTPGHLLTALNGATGEELWTFDPDSVTEVQPSRSSRGLMYWSNGADSHWVFVGKGPRLYAVDAKTGASISSFGEGGSVHMGGMLDVEGEPTVRLHTPGYIYNDMMIMGTAVPEDTPGAVRAFDVRTGERKWIFHTLPRPDEPGSETWPEGYLDKTGGASDWSGIAIDTERGIVYSSTETAGPDFYGGDRWGKNLYANSLIAIDANTGEYMWHFQFVHHDLWDMDAPTPPNLLTVVHDGELRDVVAQGTKMGYLYVFDRVTGEPLWPIEEEPQAASQLPDMKAWPTQPRPTKPARLMRDRYTEDDVSNISPEANQMTTESLARMGTYGAFPPPSLDQTIIFPGYDGGMEWGGAAIGPGGMLYVNINEIPWFYQLVKTRSDGGAPISRGEIQYRVRCASCHGINRAGDPGGGFPGLIDTPNRLSKEAVAQLIANGGARMPAFDHLPDNDRAAIVDFLYGEAQPEADASDEDLQPYIFRGFHRWQDDEGYPAIKPPWGTLNAVDLNTGEIKWKVPLGEYKELTARGIPPTGTENYGGPVVTASGLIFIGATADETMRAFDAETGEILWAHDLPFGGNATPSTYMVDGKQYVIISAGGWKTNRPAGGSLVAFALPD; encoded by the coding sequence ATGACTGTCCGATGCCACCAAAGCGGTGCCTCGCCGCGAATTTCTGTTAGCATCATAACGTTGGTTCTACTCGCTGTCACAATAGCCGGCTGCACCCCGCAACATCCCACGCCCATCGGCGCCGGCGCAGACTGGGCGGAATACCTCGGCCACAACAGCAGCAGCCAATACTCTTCGCTTGATCAAATAACAAAAACCAACGTCGCCCGGCTTGAAGTTGCCTGGGAGCACATCACGGGCGACAGCGCGCAATACCAGGCGAACAACCTTGTCATTGACGGCGTCGTGTACACCCCAACACCAGGCCACCTACTCACTGCGCTCAACGGCGCAACGGGCGAGGAACTCTGGACCTTCGACCCGGATTCCGTCACTGAAGTACAACCCTCCCGGTCGTCACGCGGACTCATGTACTGGAGCAATGGCGCGGACAGCCACTGGGTGTTTGTCGGCAAAGGCCCCCGGCTCTACGCCGTTGATGCCAAAACCGGTGCGTCCATTTCTTCTTTTGGAGAGGGTGGCTCGGTGCACATGGGTGGCATGCTGGATGTGGAAGGTGAACCCACAGTGCGGTTGCATACCCCTGGCTACATTTACAACGACATGATGATTATGGGTACCGCTGTACCCGAAGACACGCCGGGCGCCGTCCGTGCCTTTGATGTCCGCACAGGCGAGCGAAAGTGGATTTTCCACACCCTGCCACGACCGGATGAGCCTGGCTCTGAAACCTGGCCCGAAGGATACCTCGACAAAACAGGCGGCGCTTCCGACTGGTCGGGCATCGCTATCGACACTGAGCGCGGCATTGTGTATTCCTCCACAGAAACAGCCGGCCCCGATTTCTACGGCGGCGACCGCTGGGGGAAGAACCTGTACGCCAACTCCCTCATCGCCATCGATGCCAACACGGGCGAATACATGTGGCACTTCCAGTTTGTACACCACGACCTGTGGGACATGGATGCCCCAACCCCACCCAACCTGCTCACTGTGGTACATGATGGCGAACTACGGGACGTTGTTGCGCAGGGCACCAAAATGGGCTACCTCTATGTTTTCGACCGCGTAACCGGCGAACCGCTCTGGCCCATTGAAGAGGAGCCGCAAGCAGCCTCCCAACTTCCGGACATGAAAGCATGGCCTACGCAGCCCCGGCCCACCAAACCGGCGCGCCTGATGCGGGACCGGTATACCGAAGATGATGTATCCAACATCTCCCCGGAAGCAAATCAGATGACTACTGAGTCGCTTGCGAGAATGGGCACCTATGGCGCATTTCCACCACCAAGCCTCGACCAGACCATTATTTTTCCCGGTTATGACGGCGGCATGGAATGGGGTGGCGCAGCAATTGGCCCCGGTGGTATGCTGTACGTCAACATCAACGAAATCCCCTGGTTTTACCAGCTCGTAAAAACGCGCAGCGATGGCGGCGCGCCTATATCGCGCGGCGAAATCCAGTATCGGGTGCGGTGTGCCTCGTGCCATGGCATCAACCGCGCCGGCGATCCGGGCGGTGGTTTCCCCGGACTCATCGACACCCCCAATCGCCTCTCCAAAGAAGCCGTAGCACAACTCATCGCCAACGGCGGTGCGCGGATGCCGGCCTTCGACCACCTGCCCGACAACGACCGCGCGGCCATTGTTGACTTCCTGTACGGCGAAGCGCAACCTGAAGCAGACGCATCAGACGAAGACCTCCAGCCCTACATCTTCCGCGGCTTCCACCGCTGGCAAGACGACGAAGGCTATCCGGCCATCAAACCACCCTGGGGTACGCTCAATGCAGTCGATTTGAACACGGGTGAAATCAAGTGGAAAGTCCCGCTCGGTGAGTACAAAGAACTCACCGCCCGCGGCATCCCACCCACCGGCACCGAAAACTACGGCGGCCCCGTAGTCACCGCGAGCGGACTCATTTTCATCGGCGCCACAGCCGACGAAACCATGCGCGCCTTCGACGCTGAGACTGGCGAGATCTTATGGGCGCATGACTTGCCGTTTGGGGGCAATGCCACACCGAGTACTTACATGGTTGATGGCAAGCAATACGTGATTATCTCGGCAGGTGGCTGGAAGACCAACCGCCCAGCCGGCGGCTCGCTGGTGGCGTTTGCGCTGCCGGATTGA
- a CDS encoding SUMF1/EgtB/PvdO family nonheme iron enzyme has translation MSQYKESSALAGDLPEKSLANDLLNVGSYVETLTDFIASDDATTPMTVGIYGKWGSGKTTLMRMVQSELQTHTASKNFPVVWFDAWKYDREEALWRALILRVLDTVRRLEIEKETAKQKKAREKRFDTIERSLYHAIEVEKPGEVQFNWGKMAQGAGQAVLRMGLSMVPLVGPLLPALLKGDKTPTENELKTLFETIESERYKEHRERMRSLEEFQDAFGTLIKETLRDTGRKLVVFIDDLDRCRPDKSIEVLESIKLFMDVEGCFFVLGLDHGVISRGVEIKYRELGWNDEKRIDLDPEYAMEGRRYLEKIIQVPFEIPPIEGNVMREFVQKLVKDWPDPACAEVFAEGMGESPRQVKRTVNTFLLLWKLVQKQEAEQIRPIRLAKVVALQQAVPAVYDRIKQTPRLLRDLDGYFRALRESAADKTPQPESVRQTPEPPQALQAYVSDPVLKRIMEANLALPDASFESLPLDELRRYFTLTRSIKTTPEIVPESNYQPFEYEPDTVPIAAGEFWMGTTPEQQKKIGHEFKRELPKHKVNTSAYRIGKFPVTNVEYQAFVQETKHREPSHWSGGSFPSDLSDHPVVNVSWDDATAYCAWLRDKTGREVMLPTEAQWEKAARGMEDDRIYPWGDAWDEKKLNTGTGATSTVGSFSPDGDSPFGCVDMAGNVWEWCQDWFDESEYKKRGDSVLTDPTGPDKGRSRVLRGGSFDLNSYHCRCSARNFHYPDYRDLSYGFRIVVLSSPMTDENDGR, from the coding sequence ATGTCCCAGTACAAAGAGAGTAGTGCGCTTGCCGGCGATTTGCCAGAGAAAAGTTTAGCCAACGACTTGCTCAACGTCGGCTCGTATGTTGAAACCCTGACAGACTTTATTGCGAGTGATGATGCAACCACACCCATGACCGTTGGGATTTACGGCAAGTGGGGTTCGGGGAAGACAACGCTCATGCGGATGGTGCAGAGTGAATTGCAAACCCATACGGCGTCCAAAAACTTTCCTGTGGTTTGGTTTGATGCCTGGAAGTATGACCGCGAAGAGGCGCTGTGGCGTGCCCTGATTTTGCGTGTGCTGGATACGGTACGCCGGCTGGAAATCGAAAAAGAGACGGCCAAACAAAAGAAAGCACGCGAGAAAAGGTTTGATACCATCGAACGCAGCCTGTACCACGCCATCGAAGTAGAAAAACCGGGTGAGGTGCAGTTCAACTGGGGGAAGATGGCGCAGGGCGCAGGCCAGGCAGTACTGCGCATGGGGTTAAGCATGGTGCCACTGGTTGGGCCGCTGTTGCCGGCGTTGCTGAAAGGCGACAAAACGCCTACCGAAAACGAACTCAAAACCCTGTTTGAAACCATAGAAAGCGAGCGGTACAAAGAACACCGCGAACGGATGCGCTCCCTCGAAGAATTTCAGGACGCGTTTGGGACCCTGATCAAAGAGACGCTGCGCGACACCGGCCGAAAACTCGTGGTGTTTATTGACGATCTCGATCGCTGCCGGCCCGATAAATCCATCGAGGTCCTGGAGTCGATCAAGCTGTTTATGGATGTGGAAGGGTGTTTCTTTGTCCTCGGGCTGGACCATGGTGTCATCAGCCGGGGTGTGGAGATCAAGTACCGCGAGTTGGGCTGGAACGATGAAAAACGTATCGATCTGGACCCAGAGTACGCCATGGAAGGCCGGCGGTACCTCGAAAAAATAATCCAGGTACCTTTTGAGATTCCTCCCATTGAAGGCAACGTGATGCGGGAGTTTGTGCAAAAGCTGGTCAAAGACTGGCCCGATCCCGCGTGTGCCGAAGTGTTTGCAGAAGGCATGGGTGAAAGTCCCCGGCAGGTGAAACGCACGGTAAACACGTTCCTGTTACTCTGGAAGCTGGTGCAAAAACAGGAAGCAGAGCAAATCCGCCCGATCCGGTTGGCGAAGGTGGTAGCGCTACAGCAAGCGGTGCCGGCGGTGTACGACCGCATCAAACAAACCCCGCGCCTGCTGCGCGACCTGGATGGATATTTCAGAGCGTTGCGCGAAAGCGCAGCCGACAAAACCCCGCAGCCTGAATCAGTTAGACAAACGCCAGAGCCGCCGCAAGCTTTGCAGGCATACGTCAGTGATCCGGTGCTCAAACGCATTATGGAGGCAAACCTTGCGCTCCCAGATGCTTCGTTTGAATCGCTCCCGCTGGACGAACTGCGCCGCTATTTCACGCTGACCCGGAGCATTAAAACAACTCCTGAAATTGTCCCCGAAAGCAATTATCAACCGTTTGAGTACGAGCCTGATACTGTGCCTATTGCAGCCGGAGAGTTCTGGATGGGGACAACGCCTGAGCAGCAAAAGAAAATAGGTCATGAATTCAAAAGAGAGCTACCCAAACATAAAGTGAACACGAGTGCTTACCGAATAGGTAAATTTCCAGTAACTAACGTAGAGTATCAAGCATTTGTGCAAGAGACGAAACACCGCGAACCAAGCCATTGGAGTGGAGGAAGTTTCCCTTCAGACCTGAGCGATCATCCTGTTGTCAACGTAAGCTGGGATGATGCAACTGCGTATTGTGCGTGGTTAAGAGATAAAACTGGTCGAGAAGTGATGTTACCAACAGAGGCCCAATGGGAAAAGGCTGCCCGTGGTATGGAGGATGATCGTATATATCCCTGGGGTGACGCGTGGGATGAGAAAAAGCTCAATACCGGCACGGGCGCAACATCAACGGTAGGTTCTTTTTCTCCGGACGGCGACAGTCCTTTTGGTTGTGTAGATATGGCGGGCAATGTTTGGGAATGGTGTCAGGATTGGTTTGATGAAAGTGAATACAAGAAGCGGGGGGATAGCGTTTTAACTGATCCTACTGGGCCTGATAAGGGGAGATCACGCGTTTTGCGCGGCGGTTCGTTCGACCTCAACTCGTACCACTGTCGTTGCTCTGCGCGCAACTTCCACTATCCGGATTACCGCGACCTCAGCTACGGTTTTCGGATCGTGGTTCTCTCTTCCCCGATGACCGATGAAAACGATGGACGATGA
- the avd gene encoding diversity-generating retroelement protein Avd has protein sequence MKHEQMPIFTRTFDLLTWLLPVTNHFPKAHRHTVTQRLLNAAFDVRERLEEANARKGNERRQRLRLADEALAKVRLYLRLAERWKWLTPGQYKHVSLMVDEVGRIMGGWIKAER, from the coding sequence ATGAAACACGAACAAATGCCTATATTCACCCGCACGTTTGATTTGTTGACCTGGCTATTGCCGGTGACCAATCATTTCCCGAAGGCGCACCGGCATACGGTTACGCAGCGCTTGTTGAATGCCGCATTTGATGTCAGAGAACGCCTCGAAGAGGCGAATGCACGCAAAGGGAATGAACGCCGGCAGCGGTTACGGTTGGCAGATGAGGCACTGGCCAAAGTACGGTTGTATTTGCGGCTGGCAGAACGCTGGAAATGGCTGACGCCGGGGCAATACAAACACGTTTCGCTGATGGTGGACGAAGTGGGCCGCATTATGGGCGGCTGGATCAAAGCGGAACGTTAA
- a CDS encoding PA14 domain-containing protein produces the protein MKPANLNWFFVLLLLVFSACRPSYEPDESATVFRSVLDERPRMITMKLDDALWTAYSAETGALYRVWRDGVDFSGAVYTTAHGPQPTSEGPAYLVTNTPSPWMIRQAGVSAAPQVRYKGHAERDGQQSIQVELRATDGATMLVTEAPSFVTDNDGNPGMERVFTVENAPANAEVMLAVTLNSLLNDRSFSTNGGFEVSEQEDGSLSGWLTLRNGESTTFTSYFGEPAVVRPQEEGPAKPYGLQLIEGSDCAACHNAEVQTVGPSYVAIAERYPKDDLTVVRLAGKIISGGSGVWGEVLMTPHPTLEQEDAKRMVEYILSLGGAENTSGGPLDVPGDIYPLTEQRDGSNGLAVNMYAITNSPNSLETLELSDAPYYSGIVPALHAPNEGYMGDVRINFFVSVTGFITIEESDNYVFRLVADDGARFYLGDRMLIDHDGLHGPEPRDSELLLDAGTYPIRVDFFQAGGGAALSLQWAKRGDDGFSVIPNEVLTYSQDDLKEAVEYAVLTGNDDKRPGDQMALKDVHPSFAVETIRPDSFEPMVGGLDVMDDGRVVVSTWDGEGGVYLVSNINQPNRDQIEVKQIARGLAEPLGVKVVDGEVYVLQKQELTRLVDEDGDDVADVYATVANDWGATGNFHEFAFGLVYKDNHFYATLATAILPGGASADPQDPDRGTVVKINKDTGDVEFIAKGLRTPNGIGLGINDEIFVADNQGDWLPASKVVHIVEGEFYGSRSVDFEGTAGLTEKKPVSWLPQDEIGNSPSQPAILNVGPYQNQMIHGEVTHGGIKRVFVEEIDGQLQGALFRFTQGLEAGVNRLVWGPDEKLYIGGIGNPGNWGHVGKTWFGLQRMTYTGNPVFEMLAIRAASDGFEIEFTEPLADGVGEQAADYNITQFYYLPTAEYGGPKRSERSLPMEKIEVSDDRKRVKLTLGGLQPDHMVYFRLNDETFSSEAGRSLWTTEAWYTLNRIP, from the coding sequence ATGAAGCCCGCCAACCTCAATTGGTTTTTTGTACTTCTCCTTTTAGTTTTTTCAGCCTGCCGGCCCAGCTACGAGCCTGACGAATCAGCTACCGTTTTCCGCTCGGTGCTCGATGAGCGGCCGCGGATGATTACCATGAAGCTCGATGATGCCCTGTGGACGGCCTACAGCGCTGAAACGGGCGCACTCTACCGGGTCTGGCGCGATGGGGTCGACTTTAGTGGCGCCGTCTACACAACCGCCCATGGTCCCCAGCCTACCAGTGAAGGCCCTGCGTATCTCGTGACCAATACACCTTCTCCGTGGATGATCAGGCAGGCCGGCGTATCCGCTGCGCCGCAGGTACGCTACAAAGGCCACGCAGAACGCGATGGCCAACAATCCATTCAAGTTGAATTACGCGCTACTGATGGCGCTACCATGCTCGTCACCGAAGCCCCCTCTTTTGTCACCGACAACGACGGTAACCCTGGCATGGAACGCGTTTTCACTGTAGAAAATGCGCCGGCTAACGCAGAAGTCATGCTTGCCGTAACCCTCAACTCTCTACTGAACGACCGCAGCTTCTCCACCAATGGCGGCTTTGAAGTTTCTGAACAAGAGGACGGGAGCCTTAGCGGTTGGCTTACCCTCCGCAACGGCGAGAGCACAACCTTCACGAGCTACTTCGGCGAACCGGCTGTAGTTCGGCCGCAAGAAGAGGGCCCAGCAAAACCCTACGGCTTGCAGCTCATTGAAGGCAGCGATTGCGCAGCCTGCCACAATGCTGAAGTGCAAACAGTGGGGCCCTCCTATGTGGCTATTGCTGAGCGTTATCCCAAAGACGACCTTACGGTAGTTCGCCTCGCTGGCAAAATTATCTCGGGCGGCTCTGGTGTTTGGGGCGAAGTATTAATGACGCCGCATCCAACCCTTGAGCAGGAAGATGCCAAGCGCATGGTTGAATATATCCTCTCGCTCGGCGGTGCAGAAAATACGAGTGGCGGCCCGCTTGATGTGCCCGGCGATATCTACCCGCTGACAGAACAACGGGACGGCAGCAATGGGCTCGCTGTGAATATGTACGCAATTACTAACAGCCCTAATTCCCTTGAAACACTCGAACTTTCAGATGCCCCGTACTACTCGGGTATCGTGCCGGCCCTGCACGCACCCAACGAAGGGTATATGGGCGATGTACGGATCAATTTCTTTGTATCGGTTACCGGTTTCATCACCATCGAGGAGTCGGATAACTATGTATTCCGTCTGGTTGCTGACGACGGCGCGCGTTTCTATCTCGGGGACCGGATGCTTATTGACCACGATGGGCTGCACGGTCCTGAACCACGCGACAGCGAACTGCTGCTCGACGCCGGCACCTACCCGATCCGGGTCGACTTTTTCCAGGCTGGTGGCGGTGCTGCACTTTCCCTGCAATGGGCCAAACGCGGCGATGATGGGTTCTCAGTTATCCCAAATGAAGTGCTAACCTACAGCCAGGACGACCTCAAAGAAGCTGTCGAATATGCGGTACTGACGGGCAACGACGACAAGCGGCCTGGCGACCAGATGGCGCTCAAAGATGTTCACCCGAGCTTTGCTGTGGAAACCATCCGGCCAGACAGTTTTGAGCCGATGGTTGGTGGCCTCGACGTCATGGATGACGGCCGCGTTGTCGTAAGCACCTGGGACGGTGAAGGTGGGGTCTACCTCGTATCCAACATCAACCAGCCAAACCGCGACCAGATTGAGGTAAAGCAGATTGCCCGCGGGCTGGCCGAGCCACTTGGGGTAAAAGTGGTTGATGGTGAGGTTTATGTCCTCCAGAAACAAGAGCTCACCCGACTCGTGGACGAAGACGGCGATGACGTTGCAGATGTCTATGCAACGGTTGCCAACGACTGGGGCGCAACCGGTAACTTCCACGAGTTTGCCTTTGGCCTCGTCTACAAAGACAACCACTTCTACGCTACGCTGGCAACCGCCATCCTGCCCGGCGGGGCCAGCGCTGATCCGCAAGATCCGGATCGTGGCACCGTGGTCAAAATCAACAAAGACACGGGGGATGTGGAATTCATCGCCAAAGGATTGCGGACACCAAACGGCATTGGACTCGGCATCAACGACGAAATTTTTGTCGCAGATAATCAGGGAGACTGGCTGCCGGCGAGCAAGGTTGTGCACATCGTTGAAGGGGAGTTCTATGGCTCACGCTCCGTTGACTTTGAAGGCACTGCAGGACTCACCGAAAAGAAACCGGTGTCCTGGCTACCGCAAGATGAAATTGGCAACTCGCCGTCCCAGCCGGCCATCCTGAACGTTGGCCCCTATCAAAACCAGATGATCCACGGTGAAGTTACGCACGGTGGTATCAAGCGCGTGTTTGTGGAAGAGATCGACGGACAACTTCAGGGCGCGCTGTTCCGCTTTACCCAGGGACTGGAAGCCGGCGTCAACCGCCTCGTCTGGGGACCGGATGAGAAGCTGTACATCGGCGGCATCGGCAATCCGGGCAACTGGGGGCACGTGGGTAAAACATGGTTTGGCTTGCAGCGGATGACGTACACAGGCAACCCGGTGTTTGAAATGCTCGCGATTCGCGCGGCGTCAGACGGATTTGAAATTGAGTTCACCGAGCCACTTGCTGATGGCGTGGGTGAACAGGCCGCTGATTATAACATCACGCAGTTTTATTATCTACCAACTGCTGAATACGGTGGACCCAAACGAAGCGAGCGCTCTCTGCCGATGGAAAAAATCGAGGTCTCAGACGACCGCAAACGCGTCAAGCTCACCCTCGGAGGGTTACAGCCTGACCACATGGTGTACTTCCGCCTGAACGACGAAACGTTCAGCAGCGAAGCCGGCCGGTCGTTGTGGACCACAGAAGCATGGTACACACTGAACCGGATTCCGTAA